In a single window of the Notamacropus eugenii isolate mMacEug1 chromosome 4, mMacEug1.pri_v2, whole genome shotgun sequence genome:
- the LOC140501089 gene encoding myosin regulatory light polypeptide 9 → MSSKRAKTKTTKKRPQRATSNVFAMFDQSQIQEFKEAFNMIDQNRDGFIDKEDLHDMLASLGKNPTDEYLDAMMNEAPGPINFTMFLTMFGEKLNGTDPEDVIRNAFACFDEEATGTIQEDYLRELLTTMGDRFTDEEVDELYREAPIDKKGNFNYIEFTRILKHGAKDKDD, encoded by the exons ATGTCGAGCAAAAGGGCAAAGACAAAAACCACCAAGAAGCGCCCTCAGCGTGCAACTTCAAATGTATTTGCTATGTTTGATCAATCACAGATTCAGGAATTCAAAGAAGCCTTCAATATGATTGATCAGAACAGAGATGGTTTCATTGACAAGGAAGATTTACATGATATGCTTGCTTCCTTAG GAAAGAATCCAACTGATGAGTACCTAGATGCCATGATGAATGAAGCTCCAGGTCCTATAAATTTTACTATGTTCCTCACAATGTTTGGGGAGAAATTAAATGGAACAGATCCAGAAGATGTCATCAGAAATGCTTTTGCTTGCTTTGATGAAGAAGCTACAG GTACCATTCAGGAAGATTACTTGAGAGAATTGCTGACAACAATGGGAGACAGGTTCACAGATGAAGAAGTAGATGAGCTGTATAGAGAAGCGCCTATtgacaaaaagggaaatttcaattataTAGAGTTCACACGCATTCTTAAACATGGAGCAAAAGACAAAGATGActaa